One part of the Thermococcus radiotolerans genome encodes these proteins:
- a CDS encoding nucleotidyltransferase domain-containing protein encodes MGKKASALDEFLRRVEDQFGHSIENIVLFGSYARGDYDEESDIDVLIVGDVDFDELMNIVTDILLEYGELISPVVIKPGEFKRREDSFIKTVLREGKVLYSSTSTS; translated from the coding sequence ATGGGAAAGAAAGCCTCAGCCCTTGATGAATTCCTCAGGAGAGTGGAGGATCAATTTGGCCATTCCATCGAAAATATCGTGCTCTTCGGCTCCTACGCGAGAGGAGACTACGACGAGGAGAGCGATATAGACGTCCTTATCGTGGGTGACGTTGATTTCGATGAGCTGATGAATATTGTTACTGATATTCTCCTCGAATACGGGGAGCTGATAAGCCCGGTAGTCATAAAGCCAGGGGAGTTTAAAAGAAGGGAGGACAGCTTCATAAAGACGGTTTTAAGGGAGGGAAAGGTACTCTACTCCTCAACCTCTACCTCATAG
- a CDS encoding HEPN domain-containing protein produces MAVPEEVAKHIELAEEELSSAQLLLQNGRLRDAISRAYYSMFHAARALLLMKGVNPKKHSGVVRMFGLHFVDEGFIEKVYAKYLTSAFSLRSRADYDVYYTPSTEEAESVVENAERFLERIKRALEGSTHGKESLSP; encoded by the coding sequence ATGGCCGTTCCGGAAGAGGTCGCTAAGCATATTGAACTTGCAGAGGAGGAGCTATCCTCCGCCCAGCTACTTCTCCAGAATGGAAGACTCAGGGACGCTATAAGCCGCGCCTACTACTCCATGTTTCATGCGGCAAGAGCCCTGCTTCTAATGAAGGGGGTAAATCCTAAAAAGCATTCCGGTGTTGTGAGGATGTTTGGCCTTCACTTTGTAGATGAGGGCTTTATTGAGAAGGTCTATGCTAAATACTTGACCTCCGCCTTTTCTTTAAGGTCGCGAGCAGATTACGACGTTTATTACACTCCCTCCACAGAGGAAGCCGAGAGCGTAGTCGAAAACGCCGAGCGTTTCCTTGAGAGGATAAAGCGAGCATTGGAGGGGAGTACCCATGGGAAAGAAAGCCTCAGCCCTTGA